In a single window of the Longimicrobiales bacterium genome:
- a CDS encoding MarR family transcriptional regulator, which produces MSPDLRSEIRQSRPFSSPEQEAFLSIGRTWAVLEHMFSEALRPYGITATQYNVLRILRGAGERGLCRAEVMERMITMVPDATRLLDRMEAAGLIERQRSSEDRRFVTTRITGQGVALLDELEKPVRELHRRHLGGLEESELRELINLLTRVREGA; this is translated from the coding sequence ATGTCACCCGACCTGCGCAGCGAGATCAGGCAGTCCAGGCCCTTCAGCAGCCCGGAACAGGAGGCGTTCCTGAGCATCGGACGCACCTGGGCGGTGCTGGAGCACATGTTTTCGGAGGCGCTCAGGCCGTACGGCATCACCGCGACGCAGTACAACGTCCTGCGGATCCTGCGAGGAGCGGGCGAGCGCGGCCTGTGCCGGGCCGAGGTCATGGAGCGCATGATCACCATGGTTCCGGACGCGACGCGGCTGCTGGACCGGATGGAGGCCGCGGGACTGATCGAACGGCAGCGGAGCAGTGAGGATCGGCGCTTTGTGACGACCCGGATCACCGGACAGGGCGTCGCGCTGCTGGACGAGCTGGAGAAACCTGTCCGGGAACTCCACCGCCGGCATCTGGGCGGACTCGAGGAGTCTGAGCTGCGCGAGCTGATCAACCTGCTCACGCGGGTGCGCGAGGGCGCCTGA
- a CDS encoding NADPH-dependent FMN reductase: MTSFKVGYLVGSLATESINRKLSRALVRLAPKNLEMNEIGYADLPLYSYDFDPDYPQVARDFKQAITSSDAILFITPEYNRSVPGALKNAIDWASRPYGQNAFTRKPSAVIGASIGQIGTAVGQQHLRSILSFCNSPQMNAPEAYIHFTPGLVDDEGNVSVESTEQFLRDFMQAFEQFIERVYTVLPRNE, translated from the coding sequence ATGACCAGTTTCAAGGTTGGCTACCTGGTTGGCAGCCTGGCAACGGAATCGATCAACCGCAAGCTGTCACGCGCACTCGTTCGACTCGCACCGAAGAACCTCGAGATGAACGAGATCGGCTATGCCGACCTCCCGCTCTACAGCTACGACTTCGATCCCGACTACCCGCAGGTCGCACGCGACTTCAAGCAGGCAATCACGTCCTCCGATGCGATCCTCTTCATTACGCCGGAGTACAACCGCTCCGTGCCGGGCGCGCTCAAGAACGCGATCGACTGGGCGAGCCGGCCGTACGGTCAGAACGCGTTCACTCGCAAACCGTCCGCCGTCATTGGCGCCTCCATCGGCCAGATCGGCACCGCTGTAGGCCAGCAGCACCTGCGCAGCATCCTCAGCTTCTGCAACTCGCCCCAGATGAACGCACCCGAGGCATACATCCACTTCACGCCGGGTCTCGTCGACGACGAGGGAAATGTTTCGGTCGAGTCGACCGAGCAGTTCCTGCGCGATTTCATGCAGGCCTTCGAACAGTTCATCGAGCGCGTGTACACGGTGCTGCCGCGCAACGAGTGA
- a CDS encoding RNA polymerase sigma factor: MSQAIDSQRTPEARVGMLSNASLPPPAADAGAARPAAGSEDELLLRALRDRDESAFVRVLDLYYGPMLRLAMTHVRSSATAEEVVQDTWLAALRGIGRFEGRSSVRTWLFRILRNIARTRGQRDARLHLFSDVQPTSPESRDGSRQEQTVSEALWTRPRQDPESALMSRELRARIDAAIATLTPRQREVIVLRDIQEWTTDEVCNAMGITQTNQRVLLHRARERVRAALRPWVDEDMEHEDV; this comes from the coding sequence GTGAGCCAGGCCATCGACAGCCAGCGTACGCCCGAGGCGCGGGTCGGCATGCTGTCCAACGCGAGTCTCCCTCCGCCCGCAGCGGATGCAGGTGCTGCCCGCCCTGCTGCAGGTTCCGAGGACGAACTGTTGTTGCGCGCCCTGCGTGACCGCGACGAATCCGCTTTCGTGCGCGTTCTCGATCTCTATTACGGCCCCATGCTCCGCCTGGCGATGACGCACGTGCGCTCGAGCGCAACGGCGGAGGAAGTCGTGCAGGATACGTGGCTCGCCGCACTGCGCGGGATCGGCAGATTCGAGGGTCGTTCCTCGGTACGCACCTGGCTGTTCCGCATTCTGCGCAACATCGCGCGCACGCGCGGCCAGCGGGATGCGCGGCTGCACCTGTTCTCCGACGTGCAGCCGACCTCGCCTGAGTCGCGCGACGGCTCCCGGCAGGAGCAGACCGTGTCGGAGGCGCTCTGGACCAGGCCGCGCCAGGATCCCGAGTCCGCCCTGATGTCACGGGAGCTGCGCGCGCGGATCGATGCAGCGATTGCGACGCTGACGCCGCGACAGCGGGAGGTCATCGTGCTCCGCGACATCCAGGAATGGACGACGGACGAGGTGTGTAACGCGATGGGGATCACGCAGACAAATCAGAGAGTGCTGCTGCACCGGGCACGCGAGCGCGTGCGCGCCGCGCTCCGACCATGGGTTGACGAGGACATGGAACACGAGGATGTCTGA
- a CDS encoding GreA/GreB family elongation factor, whose translation MRTRTFAVDRARLARFAGDGASSGATLSVLDLDTGEEAKYTLMSGERVDIDAGHVSLDSPVGQALFGATAGAVVTVETPQRTRRLRVLAVTTPQSEAPEPPPAA comes from the coding sequence ATGAGGACACGGACATTCGCGGTGGATCGGGCGCGGCTTGCGCGGTTCGCGGGTGATGGTGCGAGTTCCGGCGCTACACTGTCGGTGCTGGATCTCGACACGGGTGAGGAGGCGAAGTACACGCTGATGTCGGGCGAGCGCGTGGACATCGATGCCGGGCATGTCTCGCTGGACTCGCCCGTCGGCCAGGCGTTGTTCGGTGCGACGGCCGGTGCGGTGGTTACGGTCGAGACGCCGCAGCGCACGCGTCGGCTGCGTGTGCTGGCGGTAACGACGCCGCAGAGCGAGGCACCGGAGCCGCCGCCTGCAGCATGA
- a CDS encoding anti-sigma factor — MSDSMDCSDIDELVDAWLDDALPPLERQGFDAHLATCEACRTTALEQHCTRQRSPGPPDFPMPALMKRRLVQELRELGQHHA; from the coding sequence ATGTCTGACAGCATGGATTGCAGTGACATCGACGAGCTGGTCGACGCCTGGCTTGACGACGCCCTGCCGCCGCTCGAACGGCAGGGATTCGACGCTCACCTGGCCACGTGCGAGGCCTGTCGCACGACCGCACTGGAGCAACACTGCACGCGCCAGCGCAGCCCTGGCCCTCCGGACTTTCCCATGCCGGCGTTGATGAAGCGCCGGCTTGTGCAGGAGCTCCGGGAGCTCGGGCAACACCACGCCTGA
- a CDS encoding DoxX family protein, with product MSTIARDTAASTGSAAATGVSGAVTADTGAAVTRAAIGLAVLRVVLGIVFAAHGAQKLFQMGIPGLTEGFAAMGVPLAGVAAPAVALLEFVGGLALIAGLFVAPIALGLTVVMVGALFLVHLPAGFFLPNGYEFVLTLGAGAVALALAGPGAWSLDGLLARRRAAKQAEGRRL from the coding sequence ATGAGCACGATTGCACGCGATACGGCAGCGAGCACGGGCAGTGCGGCGGCAACGGGAGTGAGCGGAGCCGTTACAGCGGACACGGGAGCGGCAGTGACGCGCGCGGCCATCGGGCTCGCGGTGCTGCGCGTGGTACTGGGTATCGTCTTTGCCGCGCACGGTGCGCAGAAGCTGTTCCAGATGGGGATTCCGGGTCTGACGGAAGGCTTCGCGGCGATGGGTGTGCCACTGGCCGGGGTGGCTGCGCCCGCGGTCGCGCTGCTCGAGTTCGTCGGCGGGCTCGCGCTGATCGCCGGGCTGTTCGTAGCGCCGATCGCCCTGGGACTCACCGTCGTGATGGTGGGCGCACTGTTCCTCGTGCACCTGCCGGCAGGGTTCTTCCTGCCGAACGGGTACGAGTTCGTGCTGACGCTGGGTGCAGGTGCGGTGGCGCTGGCGCTGGCGGGCCCGGGCGCCTGGTCGCTGGACGGGCTGCTGGCGCGGCGACGCGCCGCGAAGCAGGCGGAAGGACGTCGCCTGTAG